The following are encoded together in the Elusimicrobiota bacterium genome:
- a CDS encoding RDD family protein — translation MLELRPAKISDRFIAYILDAAPFACGYILHRVPLLWLGLYFFYQFLGNLLGATIGKRLMGLQVLRRDGQPLGVFRALLRALGYGLSTPFFNFGFVVAFFQPESRTLHDMISGSLVVEARAKNQGEAGLLFLAAALLITALFGGTIYLYKTNPTLSDILAVEKARDGLKILARIEEEYKRSHGAYTSSLSDLAQASGDVEEFKAAMSKIFDPNLFQIQAGNRGYRLSAAAKDRRKTRVTLAGP, via the coding sequence ATGCTCGAGCTTCGTCCGGCCAAGATCAGCGACCGCTTCATCGCCTACATCCTGGACGCGGCTCCGTTTGCCTGCGGATATATCCTCCACCGAGTCCCGCTTCTCTGGCTGGGACTGTATTTCTTCTACCAATTCCTAGGCAACTTGCTGGGGGCTACCATCGGCAAGCGCCTGATGGGGCTCCAGGTGCTGAGGCGCGACGGCCAGCCCTTGGGGGTTTTTAGAGCCCTTCTGCGCGCCTTGGGCTACGGGCTGAGCACCCCCTTCTTCAATTTTGGGTTTGTCGTGGCTTTCTTCCAGCCGGAATCCCGCACTTTGCACGATATGATTTCCGGCAGCCTTGTAGTGGAGGCCCGGGCCAAGAATCAAGGCGAGGCCGGGCTCCTTTTCCTGGCGGCAGCACTCCTCATCACGGCTCTTTTCGGCGGGACGATTTACTTATACAAGACCAACCCGACCCTTTCCGACATCCTCGCGGTGGAGAAGGCCCGGGATGGCCTCAAGATCCTGGCCCGGATCGAGGAGGAGTACAAGCGCAGTCATGGGGCCTATACTTCATCTTTGAGCGATCTCGCCCAGGCCAGCGGGGACGTGGAGGAGTTCAAGGCCGCCATGTCGAAGATTTTCGACCCCAACCTGTTCCAGATACAGGCCGGGAATCGGGGCTACCGGCTCTCCGCCGCGGCCAAGGATCGCCGAAAGACCCGCGTCACTCTCGCGGGGCCTTAA